In Nicotiana tabacum cultivar K326 chromosome 10, ASM71507v2, whole genome shotgun sequence, the DNA window CTTTCAAAAGGTTCACCATTAAAGTGAGTTGCTAATAACCCTCCCTCTCATCCCCCAAAACAAGAAAATGTGATAGAACCGGGAGGTTTTGAAGTGTTAAAGCCAGTTGTTTTAGATATCATTTTCCATGCGGAGACCAATTCCATTTGAATTGGTGTTATTTATTTCTTTGCTTGGCTATGTGTTTTAACTTTATATACAGGTCCAGAATTGAATGTTGCAGCTCCCCGAGGTCTAAGGCAAGTCGAGAGAAATTACGAAGGGACAGACTAAATGAGAGGCATGATCTCTCCCTCTAGATTTTTCTCTtgtgatatatatatacttccttaTGAGTTCTCACATCTAAATCTGTCATCATCTAGGTTCCTTGAATTGAGCTCTGTCCTTGATCCTGGAAGGCCACCTAAAACTGAGAAAGTTGCAATTCTGAGTGATGCTCAAAAGATGCTGATTGAGCTGCGAACTGAAACCCAGAAGCTGAAGGAGTCAAATGAGGAACTGCAAGAGAAGATTAAAGAACTTAAGGTGTAGTTCTAGTTCTGGTGGTACTGAATATCTACTTTCATCCATGCTAATTTTCCGTTATCTTGATTCCAGTAATAATAGTGAGTGGACGGGATTCTTTTCTTTAGCTCTCTTCAGGCACttacagaagaaaaaatcttTGTCTGTTCAGGCAGAGAAGATTGAGCTCCGTGATGAAAAGCAAAGGctaaaggaagaaaaagagaatTTGGAGCAGCAGGTTAAAACCTTAGCTTCTAAACCAGGCTTTCTCTCCCATCCCTCTGCCATGGGAGCTGCATTTACTGCGCAAGGACAAGTTGCTGGCAACAAACTGATGCCTTTCATTGGTTATCCTAGTGTTGCGATGTGGCAATTCATGCAACCTGCTGTTGTTGACACATCACAAGATCATGTGCTCCGTCCACCAGTTGCTTAAGCTGGACTTGCCAGGTGACTTGCTACTGGAGCTTTAGTCTTTTTGTTGCTCCTATGCATGTTAAAGGTGACAGACAACTGAGACAATTTGCTGGTTGTATTTATTGGTCTTTGATGTATGAGTCCGACTTGATGTTTTGCTAAATCGTGTACATGCCGGGTACTCACCCGAAAAACAGTCCCAAAAAACAGTTTGTGTATTATAATTCCTAAATGGGATTCCTTCTGAAATAATCGAACTTGGTTTTATGTATATTAAAGGCGTAATGgcttcctggccacttaaacttgcatcagttttaaaagccaatacATGAACTTGCacttttcccatttgaacactccaaCTTGATGCAATAAATactaataaacacatttgaccGTTGACTATGCCTATGTGGAAGCCGCACAACTGACATGGCTAATTGTGTGCATATCACGCTACAAAGGCGCGTGGATAgtcattatttttattaaaaaagaaaaaaatgaccTTTCTCTTTCCCTTCTATTTTTCCCTCGTCTTCCCTGCCAAACTCCCACCTCCCCTTTCCCCCTCCCACTTCTATTCTACCATAGCCACTTCTAGCAAAACATAGAACACAACCCAAACAAAGGAAAAAGCTCAGAACCTTAGCACACCTCCCACGCACTCGCATAACTCCTTCCAAGATATCAACAACAAACTCCAATAACCATGGGAAGTAAAATCGGAGCTTATGTTTACAGTCTCATTCAACAGTAAATTGGTGGACAACCCTTTAGTATTGTGAGTGGGGCCGCTGATGAGATATTGGCCGTGTTAAAAGACGGCAACTTTAAGAACCCTGAAAAGAAATTGGAAATTAAAAAGCTGTTAAACCCTATTTCGGACCAGGTATTTGATAAGTTGGTGTCAAATGGGCAACTCATCACTGACTACCAATTAGATGGTCGCGATGATGGCGACGAAGCTCTTGATTGTGATGTTAGTGTAGCAGTTGAGTTTGAGGAGaatgaagacgaagaagaagatgaagagagtGAGCTTGATGATGAAGAGGAGGATGATGTTGTGCTGGAAGCCGATGGTTCTGGCGCTATGCAGATGGGCAGTGGCATTGAGGAAGATGAGATGCAGGAGGCGGATGAAGGAATGACTTTGAATGTTCAGGACATAGATTGTTATTGGCTTCAAAgaaatatttctcaaggttatCAAGAAGCTTATTATTTAGGCTGGTATATCAGAACTCGATTGAACTTCAGTCTTCATTATCGGAGCTTATATTTACAGTCTCTATTATCGGAGCTTTTGTTTACAATTCGTGAAGAagggaaagagaagaaaaaatagaaatttaataaattaattttggaatAGGACAGGGTCCACAAATTGGGACCTTGAACATACAGGTGTCAACAAAATGTGAATGAATGGATAATGTGGCTATATAAAAGATTTGCTTGTTTTGCTTGAGTGGTCACTTTGGTATCTTCTGCTTCCTGTCCTCACTACCAGAATTCCTTTCCTTACTCTAGGATTTACTGTTTTGAGTTTCCCCGATACCTAGTGCTTGTTTGATCTGCTATGGTTGCTATGGGAGAGGTCAGTCTGGGTTCGATTCATGTGGTTATAATTATTCACATCAAGGCTAACTCGCTGAAACACGTATTTTCAGACTATTTGCATTGTTACAAGCAATATATTGAGGAAGTTTGACAGTGATCTTTCTTTAAACCTTTGTTAGACATCAGCATAGGTCTTGTAAGACTCCATATTTATTGCCTCTAGTGATTCTACTGAATCAAGAAAGTATCCAAAGCTAAAAGAAATCTGTAGCAATGCTTTAGATAGAAAATCTCAATGCTAAAGTCCATTATATCTCCGTCAATAATTTGCAACATTCATAAAATAGAATGTGTTGAACAAACAACCAGGACTGAGGAAAAGCAGGTACAAAATATAAATTGAATCAACAATATAACGAAAAAAGACAACAACATGAAATATTGTTTGAAGGCTTAAAGAAAGAACATCAGCATAACCGAAAAGCCAAATCCAACTGTAGAACCAGCAATGACGCGGATTTTATCAGCTGATGATGGGGCAGGTGGGGAAGGTGCAGGAACACTAGAAGGAGGCAATCCTGGGGCCTCAACAACAGGGGTTGTTGGACTGCCAGCAGGAGGCATGGCAGGGCTGTGAGCGTGGGAAGACTTGGAAGGTGACAGTGCAGGGGAACTCTTAGGTGCATGTTTTGGTGAGGGTGCTGATGAAGACTTGGGAGATGGTGACGAAGAGGGAGGGGAAGTAACTGGGGTGGTGGAAGGGGCAGATGCTGGTGGAGTTGTAGGGGTTGACGGTGGTGGAGTTGCGGGGGTTGATGGTGGTGGAGCTGTGGGAGTTGCTGTTGGCGGAGTAGCCGGTTTGGCTGGTGGGGGTGGAGAAGCCTTGGTAAGAATGTTGACTTCGAGTTTCATTCCTGAGCCACAATGTCCACCAGTTCCACATATGAAGTATCTCTTGCCGACAGAAGCTAGAGTAATGACTGTCATGCCTCCACTATAAATTGCAATAGGATTTGTGTTGTCACAGGAGTCATATTGAGCCTTTGTAACTTCAAGCACAGTATGGCTTGGAGCATATGAAAAAGCTGTCAAGAAAACACAACATTAGGTTTAACATCTAATACTCGTATCTACAACAAGAAAAGTGCCAGACTCCGTCCGTAAAGACAAAAGCTGACAATTTGTAAAGTCAAGATCAGCGGAAAAATCTGCCTGATCAAGCTCAAAATTGACATTTTCAGCCAGTTTGAGTGCAGGAATTAGAGTGTAAGACTCTGGCAAAGGCTCTCATTCTTTGTACCAAACAATATAAGATACATTCTTCTTTTCTACAAATGTGATCTTACGAAAGGGAGGATCACTATAATCCATTTTACAAAGTGCAAAAAAGATTTGTTTTCTTGGAAACATTATGTAAATATTGAGATGACTTACTTATTTTATCTCCAACGAAGAACTTTTGAGATGCAACCCATGATTGAAGATCACTAGTTTGGTCCCATCCACCATTAGGACTTCCCACTGTGTAATCTGTAGCCATGGCTGACCCAAGCACCATAGCTATGACAGCCAAACTACTCAATAGTCTTAGCATCGCCATTTCAATCAGCAGAAAATTAGCTAATTTGGGCATAAAACTGCTGCCAAATTAGCTAATTTGGATATCTTAAGAGTAGTATCTTGGCTCTTGCAAGATTTAGCTATTTAATGCAACTGTATTAGAGTAAGGACAAAGCCCGTTGAATAAGGAGAAGTTCTTTATTATAATCTCAAGAGCCACTGACAGCTTGTTCTTTAAAAAAAATGTCATTTCTCagttttattttttactttttggtttTGCTTGAATGCTACTCTGAGATAGTTGACTTCTTTTTTAGTGCAAATAACACAAGAACATGCTAAATGGTGGAGCATTATGTAAAATCTTGACAATGATTCATTCAGAAAATTTCGTAAAAATTAAGAATTATAAAAATTAAGGAAATCAATTGTTTTAAATATTGAGTTTTATATGGTCGTTTTCTATAGTTGATATTTTGT includes these proteins:
- the LOC107813262 gene encoding transcription factor ILR3-like, with amino-acid sequence MEIDSSGNPNWLFDYELMTDITSAASVAVTDFQSPATIDFSWPAQTIYASSNLIAETDYTFDDSEVSKEASSRKRSRIECCSSPRSKASREKLRRDRLNERFLELSSVLDPGRPPKTEKVAILSDAQKMLIELRTETQKLKESNEELQEKIKELKAEKIELRDEKQRLKEEKENLEQQVKTLASKPGFLSHPSAMGAAFTAQGQVAGNKLMPFIGYPSVAMWQFMQPAVVDTSQDHVLRPPVA
- the LOC107813261 gene encoding uncharacterized protein LOC107813261, yielding MPKLANFLLIEMAMLRLLSSLAVIAMVLGSAMATDYTVGSPNGGWDQTSDLQSWVASQKFFVGDKITFSYAPSHTVLEVTKAQYDSCDNTNPIAIYSGGMTVITLASVGKRYFICGTGGHCGSGMKLEVNILTKASPPPPAKPATPPTATPTAPPPSTPATPPPSTPTTPPASAPSTTPVTSPPSSSPSPKSSSAPSPKHAPKSSPALSPSKSSHAHSPAMPPAGSPTTPVVEAPGLPPSSVPAPSPPAPSSADKIRVIAGSTVGFGFSVMLMFFL